The window TTAATGTTGTTGTATCAAAGTGTTCAACTTGGCTAAACCCCATTTCTAATAAATTGATACGAAGGTCGTCAGGTATAAATTCAGATAACCAGGGTTCACCAAATTTAGCGACTTGTGCGGCAACCATTTTATCCATCATTTGCTCAATCGGGTTTAATAAATGGCTTTGCACTCGATAATCAAAGTGAATAGATGAACCTTTAGGCAATTTCAGTACTTGTTCCATCATGTTATATATCACCTCATTTGACAGATAAGGTGTAACCCCCATAAATGAAATTATTACAGGTTCATTTTTATTAAACCCAACAGCAGATAACGCTTCGAATGCATTTTGATGATTAAAATCACAATTAACATTATGGACGTTTTCAGGCAGCGAAATATGATGTTCATTTAATCTATCCGCTCTCCATGCCATCATTTTAGGGGTATCTACATCATAAAATTGAATATCCTTAAATATAGAAGCTTGATTCAAAGAAAATGCATCAAGACCACAGCCTAACATAACAAACTGTTTAAGATTGTGATTTTCTTTTTTCGCTTTAATTAACGCATCTCTGACGACACAATTTCTGGCAACCATTGCCGCACGCATGGTTCTGGCCATCGGGTCATTAAACTCATAAGGGTTATCATGCAGCTTCAAGCGCATATCTTCATCAAGTAAAAATTCAGCGATTGGATCCTGTAATACGATGGGCTCATCAAGTAGCTGATGTACTGCTCTGGCTAGCGCCATTGTAATTGCTGTTCGGCTAGGACTGAAATGATTAGTATGCATGATTTTATCTCCGTAATGTAAATAACGGTTGTAATATCACGCCTTACGTTACGTGAGAGTCAATACAATTTTTCATGATGTGTTGTAAAAATATGAGATAGCTATTTTTAATCGCTATCATACCGTATTAATACAGATGATATGTTGGGCCTAGATTTGGCAAGCCCATTCTAATAAGATAAAAATCGGTAGTACTGATTAATACAGTGCTACCATTTTAATTTAGGTTTAACTGTTCACCCTTTATATTTTTTATAAAAATCTTTACCGCACATGGTTTTTGTAAACTCTTCATTTACGGTGCCAAGAGATATCGGTTTATCTTTCGCGACATAGATAAAATCGTTTCGTATTTTATCGTTGTCTTCTACAAGTTTACCATTTATGACCCTGTCAAAACCATAATTTACACAATAACCGATAACATCAGAAGACGTTTTATCTTTAACAACCACAATTTCATTGTATGTGAATTGGTAGCCTCGGTTTGAATCTGCTAATTCTTGTTTTGACTTAGAACTCAGCGCAAATGGACTAGCAAAGCGGTTTACTGCATCTGGGTACTCATTATCCATCCTTTTACTGACATATTGCTTATCAGCGTTGGTTGATTTGCTGTAAACAACACCCTGCTGCGTTGCTTTAATACTATAGGCTTCCCATTCTTCCGATTCTTTAACAAATGGCATTGCACCATCTAATATGTTGGCAAACTTTTCCCATGCATTATTAGTAGAACTACAGCCTGATATAAATAACGTTGAAGCACCCAACAGACTAAATAAAAGGATCGTTTTTTTCATTGCTATTCCTACTATAAATATAAGTCAACAAAACACCGTATACGCGTAAAATTAAGTATAAGTAGAAAGTTCACTATTTTCAAATAAGGCAAGCATGAAACTATTTGATATTATTAGTATATTTACTTAACCTAGCACAGAGGTTTCTCCATTTATTTTATTAAAAATCTATTTTAGATTGCCTGAATCAACCTTTATTCTGATTGAATAAATATAATTTCCACTATTTAATTTTGTGTAAAATAGCGAAGAGTAACCTGTTTTCATGGGATATAAAATGCCTTCAAACGTCATTCGATGTTCGTACTTATTATAGACACGCCCCGTATTTCTCATGAGTTGGCATAGCGTAGCCCACTATTTTTCTGTTAACATTGTCGCGGCATGGTGGTTATCTGTATGGTTATTTTTGGCGAAACGATTATACAGTTTCACCATGCCTTTAAAAAAATCCACAAAGGTCAACAGCCCCTAGAAAAGCTATAATGTGTAGCGCATCACATGCTCTAATATCTATTCAATATTAAAAATAAGGACAGTGCTATTAGTGTGTAATCCAGAAGTTATCTCACTCGTAGCAGAGAGTCTCGATTGAAATTTTAAGTTTATTGAAGGAGACTCAGTATTGATTAAGCCTGTATTGCCATATCCTTCTATACTTAATTGTGAGCTCACACCACCTCCCAAGTCAAGGTTAGGCCTAGCGATAGTGAAACGAACAGTGGCTGGATTTGAACAACTTAGCTGTATCATTTTCTCTGCAATATTACCATTTACAGATCTTGAGCTTACCACATAGTGATCAATATCAATATCGCCAACTATTTGGCAAGAATTATTAGTCGGAGGCAAACTGGTACACCCTGCATCTTGAAGGGTTATAACGTCACTATAATAACCACTAGAGAATTTAGTTACCAACCCCGTACATATTTCTAAGATTTTAACTATAACTTGGGTCCTCACTTCTTTGGTCCCACTTGCAGGCCTGCTTTTCAGATATTCCTCATAAATTTCTTTCCATGTCATTGGTTTTGCAATGGTCATCGACTTACATGAGACGCAGTAGAAAGTTACCATACCTGGACCACTGGCCCCCTTATACGTCCCTCTCAAAAAAATACCATAATAACAATAAGTTGATTGTGGGCAAGTTACCTGTACATCATCGTTTGCACTTGATCCCGAAACCCACGATACCTCATAGAGTCTTTCTGATGAGACAGGCCAAGAAAGCTCCTTTGCAGAAGTACCAAATAACGTGTCGCTATTTACAGAAAAGGAAATAACAAGCAATAGCAAGGCATACATTTTTTTTTGCATAACAAATTCTCTGGTTTTAATTAAAATTGATAAGTAACGTTGCCGTTGAGTGAACTGTTCCCCCCTTTAATGCTCTTTTATTTCCAACCTTGGGAGTCATCGTTAAATAGGGTTTTTGATTATAAAAAAAGTTAATTTTTTCACCGAGTTTTATCGGGGCTCCGTCCGCTTTTAGAACCAAGCCAAGCTCTTTTTCGCTAGTCGCCAATAGATCTGAATCAAATTCAGCTGAAGCGCCGTTTATTGAAATGTTTAAAGAAGGGTTACTCGTTGCATTAGAACATTCAAGTATATAAGGTATTGACATTTCATACATACTTCCATCAACTTTTGTAGCAACAATATCTTTAAAATCAATAATAATTGGTTGATTTGCCCCATCTTGGCTATATAGATCACATGTTTCTTCAGTTGTTATGACACTCACCTTAATCGTTGCAGTGGCAGCGTAACTAAGTTTCAGTGTCAGAAAACAAATAAGTATTACTTTTATAAATCTGAACCAGAACAGTTTTAAGTCTTGGCTTTCCATCACCAGTCGGCACGGGCTGTCTGTTAGCGATCCGCGAACCCGTAAAATGCTGTGCTGACCATCAACGTTCCAATTATTCACAACACGATAGTCCACTGGCGACGCCTCTCCACATCCCAAAGCAATGTTACCACTAAGCACAACTGCCAGTATGCTGCGTTATTCCATGCTCTCATCGCCTTCCCCTGATTTCGTACGTTACGATTTTTCACTCGCCACATGACACGCGCTACCTTGGCATGTAAAGCTTAATTCTGGTCGGCCACCGTAATCATTAATCGTGATCAGTGTTGGATTGTTCCCTAACTGCGCACTACTTACCCCGAGACTTTCCTGACCAAACGGCGCTATCATCACCGGTGCAAAGCTGTTTGCATCGCCCTTTAAAGTTGGCGAAAATGCATTAATCACCGTCACGTAATACGGCGTCGGATTTTTCACCACCGCTTGCGATCCCGATTTATCCAGCGTCAGCTGGTTGATTGCCGGTTCACTATTATCAGCGGGAATGATCGCTTTCGGGCGATAAAACAGTTTAACTCGCGTTTGCAACGCCACCTGCAACACATTCGCTTTATCACTTTTCGGTGGAATTTCTCGCAAATTAAAGTAGAACAAGCTCTCTCTATCTTGCGGTAAGCTACTGGCCGTAACCGGTAATGCTTCAATTTTAATTTGACTCGTCTTACCCGGCTCTAATCGCTGTACTGGGGGCAACACCACCAATGGGCTATTCACTTTTTTGCCTTCGGAGTTTTCTAACCACCCTTGCGCTAAATAGGGTAAGCTCTGATTGTTATTACCAATATTTAACGTCATGGAAGTTTTATCTCCTTCAAAAATAATACGGGTGCGGTCCATCGTAATCCCCGCGGTGGCCAACTGACTGACCATCAAACCACACATCAGTAACCCGCTACGGGTCGTCTTATTCAACATCATACGTTTACCTTTTTTGATTCGGTCTGTTTCTGATTTAGGTACAGCGACAACCCACTGTCAAAATCAAATGATTATTAACACTCACAATAAACCCATACTTATTAAATAAGCATTAGCAGAGTACTTATATTTTTATATTTAAAAATATAAGTTATAAAAACCAATTAAAATTTATGAGAAAACTTATTCGAAATGACTGAATGAAAATAATCAGACCAATCCTTATTTAACACTTGCAAATAATTATTTAGCATGTCAACAGAAATCTTACATAATCCATTTTCATAACGGGAAATTTGTTGCTGACTCAAATCCAATAATTTCCCTAATTCTGCTCCTGTTAATGATTTTTCTATTCTTGCTGATTTCAAAAAATGACTTGTTTCTGTAGTAATATCGGGTGTAACTTTATGCCCTTCATAATCTTCTATCTTATCTATATTAGCT of the Providencia rettgeri genome contains:
- a CDS encoding class I SAM-dependent methyltransferase; amino-acid sequence: MHTNHFSPSRTAITMALARAVHQLLDEPIVLQDPIAEFLLDEDMRLKLHDNPYEFNDPMARTMRAAMVARNCVVRDALIKAKKENHNLKQFVMLGCGLDAFSLNQASIFKDIQFYDVDTPKMMAWRADRLNEHHISLPENVHNVNCDFNHQNAFEALSAVGFNKNEPVIISFMGVTPYLSNEVIYNMMEQVLKLPKGSSIHFDYRVQSHLLNPIEQMMDKMVAAQVAKFGEPWLSEFIPDDLRINLLEMGFSQVEHFDTTTLNERYFARRKDGLQTTGGGLRLISAFIE
- a CDS encoding fimbrial protein, with the protein product MDYRVVNNWNVDGQHSILRVRGSLTDSPCRLVMESQDLKLFWFRFIKVILICFLTLKLSYAATATIKVSVITTEETCDLYSQDGANQPIIIDFKDIVATKVDGSMYEMSIPYILECSNATSNPSLNISINGASAEFDSDLLATSEKELGLVLKADGAPIKLGEKINFFYNQKPYLTMTPKVGNKRALKGGTVHSTATLLINFN
- a CDS encoding fimbria/pilus periplasmic chaperone → MMLNKTTRSGLLMCGLMVSQLATAGITMDRTRIIFEGDKTSMTLNIGNNNQSLPYLAQGWLENSEGKKVNSPLVVLPPVQRLEPGKTSQIKIEALPVTASSLPQDRESLFYFNLREIPPKSDKANVLQVALQTRVKLFYRPKAIIPADNSEPAINQLTLDKSGSQAVVKNPTPYYVTVINAFSPTLKGDANSFAPVMIAPFGQESLGVSSAQLGNNPTLITINDYGGRPELSFTCQGSACHVASEKS
- a CDS encoding helix-turn-helix domain-containing protein; this encodes MLLANIDKIEDYEGHKVTPDITTETSHFLKSARIEKSLTGAELGKLLDLSQQQISRYENGLCKISVDMLNNYLQVLNKDWSDYFHSVISNKFSHKF